From Maylandia zebra isolate NMK-2024a linkage group LG11, Mzebra_GT3a, whole genome shotgun sequence, one genomic window encodes:
- the rcc1 gene encoding regulator of chromosome condensation gives MPAKKTTTKRKSAAIVEDDKDSKKVKVSHRSHFKEAGQVLVLGQGDVGQLGLGEDVIERKKPALLSLPEKIVQVTAGGMHTVCLGETGNIYTFGCNDEGALGRDTSEEGSEMIPGKVTLNEKVVQVSAGDSHTAALTEDGSVYIWGSFRDNNGVIGLLEPMKTCALPVKVPLTEHVVKIVSGNDHVVMVTLEGNLYTSGSAEQGQLGRVPEHFSNRGGRKGLERLLVPQMVKVKGKVHFVDAFCGAYVTFAVSKEGHVYGFGLSNYHQLGTKSTKMCFVPVKLTCFKNSTTAWVDFSGGQHHTLCLDAEGQVYSLGRAEYGRLGLGEGAEEKSEPTPVMGIELAKGVSCGASVSYAVTREGSVYAWGMGTNLQLGTGEEDDEWSPVKMTGKQLENREVLMASSGGQHTVLLVKDKQES, from the exons ATGCCTGCCAAAAAGACAACCACCAAGAGAAAGTCTGCTGCTATTGTGGAAGATGATAAAGACTCCAAAAAGGTGAAAG TTTCACACAGGAGTCATTTCAAAGAGGCGGGGCAGGTTCTTGTTTTGGGCCAAGGTGATGTTGGACAGTTGGGTTTAGGGGAAGATGTCATTGAAAGGAAGAAGCCAGCacttctgtccctgccagagaaAATTGTTCAGGTGACAGCTGGAGGCATGCACACCGTGTGCCTCGGCGAAACTGGAAAT aTTTACACGTTTGGCTGTAATGACGAAGGGGCTCTTGGTCGGGACACATCAGAGGAGGGGTCTGAGATGATCCCGGGAAAGGTGACGCTGAATGAGAAGGTGGTCCAGGTATCGGCAGGGGACAGCCACACAGCCGCACTCACAGAGGATGGATCGGTGTACATCTGGGGCTCTTTCAGG GATAATAATGGAGTTATTGGTCTTCTGGAGCCGATGAAAACGTGTGCTCTACCAGTTAAAGTCCCTTTAACAGAACACGTTGTTAAAATAGTTTcag GTAATGATCACGTGGTAATGGTGACGCTGGAAGGAAATCTATACACGTCTGGCTCAGCTGAGCAGGGGCAGCTGGGAAGAGTGCCTGAACACTTTTCAAACAGAGGAGGCAGGAAAGGCCTTG AGCGGCTGCTGGTTCCACAGATGGTAAAAGTGAAAGGGAAAGTTCACTTCGTTGACGCCTTCTGTGGAGCGTACGTCACCTTTGCTGTGTCAAAAGAGGGCCATGTGTATGGATTTGGCCTCTCAAACTATCACCAGCTGG GCACCAAAAGCACCAAGATGTGTTTTGTCCCTGTAAAGCTTACATGTTTCAAGAACTCGACCACTGCCTGGGTAGACTTCTCTGGAGGACAGCATCACACACTTTGCCTTGATGCTGAAG GGCAGGTATATAGCCTGGGAAGAGCAGAGTATGGTCGTCTTGGTCTGGGAGAAGGGGCTGAAGAGAAGAGCGAGCCCACACCTGTGATGGGGATAGAGCTGGCTAAAGGAGTGTCGTGCGGGGCGTCTGTCAGCTATGCAGTTACCAGAGAAG GATCTGTGTATGCCTGGGGCATGGGCACCAACCTGCAGCTTGGCACtggagaggaagatgatgagTGGAGTCCTGTGAAGATGACAGGCAAACAGCTGGAGAACCGTGAAGTACTGATGGCCTCCAGTGGAGGGCAGCACACCGTCCTTTTGGTCAAAGACAAGCAGGAGAGCTGA